The Candidatus Eisenbacteria bacterium genome contains a region encoding:
- a CDS encoding S8 family serine peptidase, whose protein sequence is MRPVTVLFALCAFVSSAFAGINEGGVLVVHHDPQLVYSASCGDLTLPGDCSQLNPTAAADGTPQKWFVIAAFPDDVSDRLNTFTFGLGQYDPENLAMGSWGPCDIIGSPLEVATANWPDPGEGTAVSWAPDCLGGEMVPVYWFLTYAYSNGTIPLTAHSVQGGAFVDCTQTAGTDAIMDYGVMGFGVAGNNPCPGGLDGGGDDEEPWADGGEEDAPEDPVATSDVLSIRFSTSVQPQHPTFYTGNSIPIEEVDFRNSNIRRALANHGALTLMKTFPQSSPSDTTGVGINGKRVQLIDLSGYFQVTFPGIEEATGALRALKRVPGIRSIGSVGNRGLKLQSIPNDEYFDSWRYISDDAQWNLKNEGLRTDEVCCQQALSEYDLDLDALQYWYEGVGDPDIVIAVADVGIFDNWVGHDPIGHEDLRSINSQLPDPELFSRFHYYDIDFCGDHGTKMAGLAAALTNNEIGVAGICPDCSILDIAIPHCSYWDCVDYQDGLLVEGCGYVTDMYRTYVNNLVTETLNGHIPGRTVALNCSFGDVGLEDHLEDSIFAFWNALQIGIVTAASSAGHEYPTPAVGYPCAFPFVVGVAGYTWLGQFWEEDNTCYTAESTGLCPDTTLNLAGPGNVKICAPSSGRAVTTHPLLVELPEEGYADYYFSTGIGSSGAAGQASGAIGLLQAIHHAERGYYIEAEDVIGLLEGTALPFSEDPWDPDTYSRVCETCEAEDYGKGRLNVGGAVESALDYIWHETVFTADDMYSILPVRSFTIGDTEWLQWLASAYFWVPVLQNPSPEHSPDRVAWVRRVSSNTFPTFEDDEILVAMVEEGIHDCSMTTINQETGESLVSGYLYGYYEGENFIWVGTSLDDLEIHVVYLTGPTSGVSDGGNLATSAISIAPFSNPIRPHSNLRFSIESAGHVEISLIDVTGRIIRRLVDGHKAPGAFDIMWDGMDDSDHMLSSGVYWLTASTDIKSESRRLVLIR, encoded by the coding sequence ATGAGACCGGTAACAGTTCTGTTTGCCCTATGTGCTTTTGTATCAAGCGCATTTGCTGGGATTAATGAAGGCGGGGTTCTTGTCGTCCACCATGACCCACAGTTGGTCTACTCTGCTTCCTGCGGGGATCTGACCCTCCCGGGAGATTGCAGCCAACTCAATCCAACCGCAGCCGCCGATGGCACTCCCCAGAAATGGTTTGTGATCGCCGCCTTTCCCGATGATGTATCTGATCGGCTCAATACGTTCACCTTCGGGCTTGGACAATATGATCCAGAAAATTTGGCGATGGGCAGCTGGGGGCCATGTGACATTATTGGATCTCCCCTAGAAGTCGCCACGGCTAACTGGCCTGATCCCGGTGAGGGAACAGCGGTGAGTTGGGCGCCTGATTGCCTGGGTGGCGAAATGGTTCCGGTTTATTGGTTTCTGACCTATGCCTATTCGAATGGAACGATTCCGCTCACGGCTCATTCAGTCCAAGGCGGAGCATTCGTTGACTGCACTCAAACAGCCGGGACAGACGCAATCATGGATTATGGCGTGATGGGATTTGGCGTGGCAGGGAATAATCCCTGTCCCGGCGGGTTAGATGGAGGTGGGGACGACGAAGAGCCCTGGGCTGATGGAGGCGAAGAAGACGCGCCCGAGGATCCGGTGGCTACCTCTGACGTTTTGTCCATCCGCTTTTCAACTAGTGTCCAGCCCCAACATCCAACATTCTATACGGGGAACTCAATTCCGATTGAGGAGGTAGACTTTAGAAATTCCAACATTCGGAGAGCTTTGGCCAATCACGGGGCCCTGACCCTCATGAAAACTTTCCCCCAATCCAGCCCTTCAGATACGACTGGCGTCGGGATTAACGGCAAGCGAGTTCAGCTCATTGACCTATCGGGCTATTTTCAGGTGACGTTCCCCGGAATAGAGGAGGCAACCGGGGCGCTGCGGGCACTTAAGCGTGTGCCAGGCATAAGAAGCATTGGGTCCGTAGGCAACCGCGGACTAAAACTCCAAAGCATTCCAAATGACGAGTATTTTGACAGTTGGCGCTACATTTCAGACGACGCTCAATGGAATCTTAAAAACGAAGGTCTTAGGACCGATGAGGTATGCTGTCAGCAAGCCCTTTCCGAGTACGATCTCGATTTAGACGCTCTTCAATATTGGTATGAAGGGGTCGGTGATCCGGATATTGTCATTGCTGTCGCCGATGTTGGGATTTTTGACAATTGGGTTGGGCATGACCCTATTGGACATGAAGACTTGAGATCCATCAACAGCCAGCTGCCGGATCCCGAGCTTTTCTCACGATTTCATTACTATGATATTGATTTCTGTGGCGATCATGGAACAAAAATGGCTGGCCTCGCGGCCGCCTTAACAAATAATGAGATAGGCGTTGCGGGGATCTGTCCAGATTGCTCAATCCTGGATATTGCCATCCCCCACTGCAGCTATTGGGATTGCGTCGATTATCAGGATGGGCTATTGGTCGAGGGTTGTGGCTATGTCACGGATATGTACCGTACATACGTTAATAATCTGGTAACCGAGACGTTGAATGGACATATTCCAGGACGCACAGTTGCACTGAATTGTTCATTCGGTGATGTCGGATTGGAAGACCATTTGGAGGATTCGATATTTGCTTTTTGGAATGCCCTTCAAATAGGCATTGTGACAGCGGCCTCCAGTGCCGGCCACGAATATCCAACGCCGGCAGTAGGGTATCCCTGTGCATTTCCCTTTGTTGTCGGCGTCGCTGGATATACCTGGCTTGGCCAGTTCTGGGAAGAGGATAACACCTGTTATACTGCCGAAAGTACAGGCCTGTGTCCAGACACGACTCTTAATTTAGCAGGACCAGGCAATGTAAAAATTTGTGCCCCATCCTCCGGAAGAGCGGTTACAACTCATCCATTATTAGTTGAACTTCCAGAAGAAGGATATGCCGACTACTACTTTTCAACTGGGATAGGGTCATCAGGGGCTGCCGGGCAAGCGTCAGGAGCCATCGGATTATTGCAGGCGATCCATCATGCGGAAAGGGGTTATTATATCGAGGCCGAGGATGTCATCGGATTACTGGAAGGTACGGCGCTTCCGTTCAGTGAGGATCCGTGGGACCCAGATACTTATAGTCGAGTTTGTGAAACCTGTGAGGCCGAAGATTATGGGAAGGGAAGACTGAATGTTGGAGGCGCGGTCGAATCAGCATTGGACTATATTTGGCATGAGACAGTCTTCACCGCGGATGATATGTACTCCATTCTACCGGTCAGGAGTTTTACTATAGGCGATACGGAATGGCTTCAATGGCTGGCATCAGCTTATTTCTGGGTACCTGTTCTTCAAAACCCCTCTCCGGAGCATTCGCCCGATCGTGTTGCTTGGGTGAGGCGCGTAAGCTCGAATACTTTTCCAACGTTTGAGGACGATGAGATTTTGGTCGCAATGGTGGAAGAGGGCATACATGATTGCTCTATGACAACGATAAATCAAGAAACAGGAGAATCTCTTGTCAGCGGGTATTTATACGGGTACTATGAAGGCGAAAATTTTATTTGGGTCGGGACATCACTCGATGACCTTGAGATACACGTGGTGTATTTGACGGGACCGACGAGTGGTGTTTCAGACGGAGGGAATTTGGCAACAAGCGCCATATCGATCGCTCCATTCTCTAACCCAATTCGTCCGCATAGTAATCTCCGATTCTCAATAGAGTCAGCTGGTCATGTAGAGATTTCTCTTATTGACGTCACCGGAAGGATAATAAGACGTTTAGTTGATGGCCACAAAGCCCCCGGAGCCTTTGATATTATGTGGGATGGGATGGATGATAGCGACCATATGCTTTCATCGGGTGTCTATTGGTTAACCGCAAGCACTGATATCAAAAGCGAATCCCGACGTCTCGTCCTAATTCGGTAA
- a CDS encoding T9SS type A sorting domain-containing protein: MLIRLILFGLFLFLIPAICPATTWNVYEDSSGDAPTIQAAINAAEEYETILVSPGIYNESIDFHGKVLRILSTDGPSVTTITALGLNSRVVTMQESCGSFTELGGFTITQGNDRVGAGIRCDAPALIQGCIIEWNTATRDSGSIYPKGGGVFAGGGCRIIGNVIRHNRSLFWDPGPGPDPCDMPYGTGGGVDCRGCILERNEVTENISKMGGGVLALGASLRGNLFRGNVGVSGSIIDPRCLYAGRSGGVYAEDSELERNAFLGNTAYVASELVATTSCEIRKNIFHIESCSYRTFCPGVKIHGSNIVVERNTFVGPGAPVDFPIWGVNGEKSWVGNIFFRAHVGYEPPGGFLNANSEESEMMTPGHVLFSNAIPPQSMIPEDDFYLTSGQFDQGSFEGNIIHDSLVAENVNIYFPDWQTNNLIGDPLFCDQEESDFRLLPDSPALPGNNPFGWPDTIGAFGIGCDAVPVLLWGFTARWENNQAVLTWFLASDLGGGGLHIYRKAIPEGEFKRLTSRLLPVCSSCCFTDSDPPAESSIRYVVRFVGHSGSEMFLGETDLPPRKAEISLEEPFPNPATGLVAFKCRAPIGSWATITVYDAAGRLVRTLWDGPVAEYSKIVTWTGRTEEGIPVVSGMYFVRFQSGGQAFTQKVLMIQ; this comes from the coding sequence ATGTTGATTCGCTTAATACTGTTTGGACTGTTCCTATTCCTTATCCCAGCTATCTGCCCAGCTACTACTTGGAATGTTTACGAAGATAGTTCGGGTGACGCGCCCACTATCCAGGCCGCTATAAATGCGGCTGAGGAATATGAGACCATATTAGTTAGCCCAGGAATCTATAATGAATCAATTGACTTCCACGGCAAGGTGTTACGCATTCTTAGCACAGATGGACCAAGCGTCACAACAATCACGGCGCTGGGCTTAAATAGCAGAGTTGTCACGATGCAGGAATCATGCGGATCTTTCACCGAACTGGGTGGATTCACAATCACACAAGGTAACGACCGCGTGGGTGCAGGCATACGATGCGATGCACCTGCCCTTATACAAGGCTGCATTATTGAGTGGAACACTGCTACGAGAGATTCGGGTTCTATATACCCAAAGGGTGGGGGTGTTTTTGCGGGTGGAGGCTGCCGTATCATTGGGAATGTGATTAGACATAACCGTTCACTCTTTTGGGATCCTGGCCCCGGGCCGGATCCATGTGATATGCCGTACGGTACTGGAGGAGGCGTTGATTGTCGTGGCTGCATATTGGAGCGCAATGAGGTCACCGAGAATATTTCGAAGATGGGCGGTGGTGTATTGGCGTTGGGGGCCAGTCTAAGGGGCAATCTATTCCGTGGAAACGTAGGTGTCTCAGGCTCAATAATTGACCCACGATGTCTATATGCTGGCCGGAGTGGTGGCGTATATGCTGAAGATTCGGAGCTTGAGAGAAATGCATTTCTTGGGAATACCGCCTATGTAGCCAGTGAGCTGGTTGCAACTACAAGCTGTGAAATTAGAAAAAACATCTTTCATATTGAGTCCTGTAGCTACAGAACTTTTTGTCCCGGAGTCAAAATCCATGGCTCGAATATTGTGGTTGAACGCAATACATTTGTCGGACCTGGCGCCCCAGTCGACTTCCCCATTTGGGGTGTGAATGGAGAAAAATCTTGGGTTGGGAATATCTTCTTTAGAGCACATGTTGGTTATGAACCGCCAGGGGGGTTTTTAAATGCTAATAGTGAAGAGAGCGAAATGATGACGCCCGGGCATGTTCTCTTTTCAAATGCTATTCCTCCACAGTCAATGATTCCTGAAGATGACTTTTATCTCACATCAGGCCAGTTCGATCAAGGGAGCTTTGAGGGAAATATCATCCATGATTCCTTGGTCGCCGAGAATGTTAATATCTATTTCCCTGATTGGCAGACCAATAATCTCATTGGCGATCCCCTTTTCTGTGATCAAGAGGAGAGCGATTTTCGCCTACTTCCCGACAGTCCGGCCCTGCCGGGCAACAATCCTTTCGGCTGGCCAGACACGATCGGGGCGTTCGGAATTGGTTGTGATGCAGTTCCTGTATTGCTATGGGGATTTACAGCTCGTTGGGAAAATAATCAAGCGGTGCTCACATGGTTTCTGGCGAGTGATCTCGGAGGCGGAGGGCTGCATATTTATCGGAAGGCCATACCCGAAGGAGAATTCAAAAGACTGACTTCAAGACTGTTGCCGGTGTGCTCATCCTGTTGCTTCACAGATTCAGATCCTCCTGCCGAAAGCTCTATTCGCTATGTCGTCCGGTTCGTCGGCCATTCGGGTTCCGAAATGTTTCTGGGCGAGACTGATCTTCCACCACGAAAAGCAGAGATATCGCTCGAAGAGCCATTTCCTAATCCCGCAACCGGACTTGTTGCTTTTAAGTGTCGGGCGCCAATTGGAAGTTGGGCAACAATTACGGTTTATGATGCCGCCGGACGTCTTGTGCGAACCCTCTGGGATGGTCCTGTTGCGGAGTATTCCAAAATTGTCACATGGACTGGACGAACGGAAGAAGGGATTCCGGTAGTATCGGGTATGTATTTCGTCAGGTTTCAAAGTGGTGGTCAGGCGTTTACGCAAAAGGTGCTCATGATCCAATAG